The Episyrphus balteatus chromosome 4, idEpiBalt1.1, whole genome shotgun sequence genome includes a window with the following:
- the LOC129919850 gene encoding uncharacterized protein LOC129919850, producing the protein MSANSTDINNLSTINDDLIIDIDDIDDIDDIEIQELLKNASELLEEIYRTHPNIAEIASSLTVSSQEIDKDQAQIFLESLREDENEEKDEDVIFVEERSARDCLKMKKVDKSVVKTELICSICLESVSGRQPTSTLCGHVFCEACILHAIQLTKKCPLCNAKLENTNLQRLYF; encoded by the coding sequence aTGTCTGCAAATTCCACCGATATCAATAATTTATCAACAATAAATGATGATTTAATTATTGACATTGACGACATTGACGACATTGATGATATAGAAATtcaagaattattaaaaaacgcaTCAGAACTTCTTGAAGAAATATACAGGACCCATCCAAATATAGCAGAAATAGCTTCATCATTAACAGTTAGTTCTCAAGAAATCGATAAAGATCAAGCTCAAATATTTCTCGAATCATTACGAGAGGacgaaaatgaagaaaaagatgAAGACGTCATTTTTGTAGAAGAACGTTCTGCTCGAGAttgtttgaaaatgaaaaaagttgataaaaGTGTAGTGAAAACAGAATTAATTTGTTCCATTTGTTTGGAAAGTGTATCAGGTCGACAGCCCACTTCAACTTTGTGTGGACATGTTTTTTGTGAAGCTTGCATATTGCATGCCATCCAACTCACTAAAAAATGTCCACTTTGTAATGCCAAGTTAGAAAATACTAATTTGCAAAGGCTGTACTTTTGA